ACTGATGCGGTGAAGCTCCGCAATCGACTCAACATTAAAGCATTTAATCCCAGTCTCAAGTGCAAACGCGATTTCATCTTCCGTTTTCGCAACACCAGAAAAAACGACTTTTCGAGGATCTCCCCCTGCTTTTAGCACTCGCGCAAGTTCACCCTTCGACACGATATCAAAACCAGAACCAAGCTCAGCCAAGACGTTCAGCACGGCGATATTTGAATTCGCCTTTACTGCGTAGCACACTAAGTGGGGATGACCAGCTGCGGCGTCCGTAAAAGCGTGATAGTGCCGTGCTAAAGTCTTCTTCGAGTAGACATAGCAAGGAGTGCCATATTGCTCAGCGATAGTGGTTATGGCGACATCTTCAGCGAATAGTTCGCCATCTTGATAATTGAAATAATCCATTTTAACGCTCCTGTTGTTCTGCTTCAGGCTGGTTTGCTTGTGCTGCTTTCGGTTGGTTTGATTTTTTAGCCTGTTGTTCAGGCAAATAAAGCGGACCGCTTTGACCGCAACCCGATAATCCGATTAAAGTAGTAAAAACAAGTGCCGTTACGCTAAATTTATAAGGTGTCGCTTTCATTAGATAATTCGTGTCAGTGCCTTTATAATCGCAGAGTAACAGAATTGATAAAAAAAGCAGCTTTTCGCTATTGAAATTTCGTCTTCATCAAATTGCTCAAATAGCGAGTTAAGCTTAGGCACCATGCCGCAGTGCGTCAGTAAGAGGAAATCACGATGACAGAAAGTGAATATCATGAGTTAGCCGATGCGCTAATGTTGACTATTGAAGAGCAGATCGATGATTGTGACGCTGATTTAGATTACGAATCAGCATCGGGAATTCTAGAGATTATTTTCCCTGACAAGAGCAAAATTGTTATTAACAAACAAGCACCATTGCACCAAGTCTGGGTGGCGACTAAGTTTAATGGTCATCACTTTGAACTGCGTGGCGATCAGTGGATTGATAATCGCTCAGGTGCTGAGTTTTGGCAATTTATGAGCGACGCGGCGACGAAGCAAGCAAATATCGCAATAGAGTGGCAGCACGATTAATGTTGGAGTTTGTAGATTATCCTGCCAAAGGACAACATAAAGCGAGTATTATTTGGCTCCATGGATTAGGTGATTCAGGCAACGGCTTTTTACCTATTGCATCTGAGTTAAACCTGCCTGAGGAATTGGGTGCACACTTTATTTTTCCACATGCACCACAGCAGCCGGTCACCATAAATGGTGGCATGTTGATGCGTGCATGGTATGACATTAAATCATTTGATCTGGATAAAAGAGCGGATGAGCAAGGTGTGCGAGACTCATCAGCTCAGGTTGAAGCGTTAATTCAGGCAGAGCTAGATAAAGGTATCCCAGCTAACCGCATTGTCTTAGCTGGATTTTCTCAAGGGGGGGTGATTGCGCTCCATCTTGCACCGCGTTTAACTGTTAAATTGGCTGGTGTCATGGCACTATCGACTTATATGTGTGTGCCTGAAAAGCTCAGCGCAGAAGCACAGCAAAGCGAGCTCACTATTTTTATGGCGCATGGCAGTGCTGATCCTGTCGTACCTATGTTTGCAGGTGAGCATGCACTTTACACGTTACAACAGCAAGGTTATGAAGTGAGCTGGCAAGACTACCCAATGGAGCATCAGGTATGTCTTGAAGAATTAAAAGCTATTCGCGCTTGGTTAATTACGAGACTGAGTGATTAATATTAAGTGGTATAAGGTACTGGTGACAGATACAGGAGCAAAGCAATGTCACAAAAGATTGTCATAAAAACGTCGGTGAGTAAGCAACCCTCAAAGCCCTCAG
This genomic interval from Pseudoalteromonas galatheae contains the following:
- the cyaY gene encoding iron donor protein CyaY, whose protein sequence is MTESEYHELADALMLTIEEQIDDCDADLDYESASGILEIIFPDKSKIVINKQAPLHQVWVATKFNGHHFELRGDQWIDNRSGAEFWQFMSDAATKQANIAIEWQHD
- the lptM gene encoding LPS translocon maturation chaperone LptM → MKATPYKFSVTALVFTTLIGLSGCGQSGPLYLPEQQAKKSNQPKAAQANQPEAEQQER
- a CDS encoding alpha/beta hydrolase, which codes for MLEFVDYPAKGQHKASIIWLHGLGDSGNGFLPIASELNLPEELGAHFIFPHAPQQPVTINGGMLMRAWYDIKSFDLDKRADEQGVRDSSAQVEALIQAELDKGIPANRIVLAGFSQGGVIALHLAPRLTVKLAGVMALSTYMCVPEKLSAEAQQSELTIFMAHGSADPVVPMFAGEHALYTLQQQGYEVSWQDYPMEHQVCLEELKAIRAWLITRLSD